The DNA region TACGAGTATGATCTTATGGCAGCAGGAAGCAGAATCGAGCCGATAGATATAAGATATATGTTTCGTGACGAAGCAATCGATCCGGAAGAAACTCCGGTAATAAAATTTTATGCCGATATTACAGGCGTTGATAAAACAGGCATAACATTTACTGACGGCAGCAGGATAGATTTTGAAGAATGTGCACGGAATAGCAAATATGAAAACTCAAAATGTGTAGCTGCCAGAAATATATGTTTTAATCCTCCGTATTTTGATTTTCTGACAACAGGAACTATAACACGGCTTGTGTTCTGCAGTACTGATACTGTGTTTTTTAAAAAGAAAAGGATAGATGAAAATTTTGTAAGATTTCAGTTTGAAATAAATCATATGGGATACACAACATATGATCTGACATAAACAGATTCCCGTGACTGCAGATCAGCTTTTCATAAGATCGTTCTTATACGTTTAAATGTTATGCACCTCCGGAGGCGGCTATACGTTTTTTTACTTTTTCAATATCGGCTTTTATTTTATCCACCCATTCATCATCCGGCCCGCCTATGTGAAAAACATTGAAACCGTAGGTCTTTCCGTTTTCCACTACGGAAATATCGTCGTCTACATGAAGGTCGATGCGGTATTTGCTCGGATATTTTGACGGCATTCCTTCGGAGTGTCCGGCCTGAACTTCACGTTCATGTCTGGCTCCGTTTACAATACTGTCAAGTTTTATTCCGTAGTATTTAAACAGACCGGTTATGTATTTCTCGGAACGGAATGATGTGGTATAGATCCACAGTTCGATCTTCTGGTCACGTATGTAGTTTAAAAGCTCCACAGTACCTGCACGCAGTCTGTCTTTGTAGATGAAGTTGAACGGAAACTTCGGCGCAGGTTCGGTTTTGAATTTCTGTTCTGAAACAAACAGGGTATCGTCAAGGTCAAAAGAAATTCTCATAAATGCCACCTCGAAAATAATAACGGAATACTATGCTTATGCAGCTTTAAGGAAACGCTGATCTGTCCAGCGATTTTTGACACTGCTCTGATGATTTCATTATAACCGCAAATTATAATTATGTCAAGTGAAAATTTCAAGAATGTTAATTAAATGCTGCCAGCCTTATAATTATTGCATGAAATCGCTGCTCTGGATTTGTTATCAACTTACAAACTTTCATCCGGATAAAAGTTTTTAAGAAAAACATGAAGATAACCGGCGGGTTCGTGTGTATAATATATAGCAAACGAAATCATATGAAAATCAAACTGCAGAAAGGATGAATATATAATGAAAAAAACGAAAATAATGCCGGTTATGACCGCTGCTCTGCTGGCATCTTCATGTGTGCTTCCGGCTTTGGATGATATACGTGCAGTTAATGCCCAGGTTACTGAAGATGCAGTGGAGTCACTTGCACGGGAACGTGAGGAATTTTTCGGTGAACTTAAAAGATTTGATGACAGCGGATATTTTGAGGCGGCGTTCAGTGACTATCGTGAGATCATCGGTACGGGTGGTTCCGGTTACAGCGATGAAAATTTCAGAGGAAAATGTGTTCCGTATATCGGCAAATGGAACAGCAGAAACTATCTTCTTCTGACTTTTCCGGAAGCAAAAGATGAACTGACTGTTACCTTCAAAAGCTGCAACGACGATGCAAGAACGGAGATCCTCAGGGCTGTCACTGCTATCACAGGCGGTACATTTGATACGTATTACGTGTATTCAACCGGGATCGTGCTTGCGGATGATATCACATCTGAGATGTTTGACAAGGTAAAGGAAGTACTCAAGCCGTATGTTGATGAGGGTAAGATAACGGATATCGGCTTTAACGGCGAAAAAGTAAAGTATAAGGATTACACCTTTTATTTTGACAGGCTCTGTTACAACTATAATTCTTTTAGAGAAAAGGAAGACTATGATTTTGCGTCAGTTGCGGAATTTCTTAAGGGAAAGGGCGAGAACTGCCGTATCATAGTCAGTGAAAGAGACGACGATAATAAAATGTACGTTGTTGAAACGGAAAAGGATACGCCGGAGGAAAGATGCCGCATAGGAAAGCTTATTTTTGATGAGTTCGGATATGAGTTTTCACTCGGCCTTGAAAGAAATGCTCCTCTTTACGATTACAGGACGGAAAATTTCATTCCGGAGTATTACACCACATCACCGCCTGAGATCCCGAGTCCGATAGCGCAGGACGATAATTCATGGGTTCCGAAACATCCGTCTGTACATCCGGCAGCTCCGCTGGCTTCACCGACCAGCTATGCACAGGCAGCAGAGCCGGACTATGACAGTATCGTTTACGGTGATCTGAACGGCGACGACATAGCTGACGTTACGGACCTGTCGTATCTTTCACTGTATCTTATCGGTGACAGTGACATTACAGATGTAAATATTCTTGAAGCCGCAGATGTTCAGAATGACGGCACAGTGAATTTAAGCGATCTGGCACTTTTCAGACAGTACCTTTCAAAGAAGGTAAGTTTCATCGGCAGAACAGTCGGTGTGACCGATATTACAGATAAGTGTACGACAGTGCACACGAATGGCAGCCACTATACTGGTGACGGTTTCATGGTATCTTCAATGAAGGACTATCAGGAATATATGGCTTCAGATGAGCATCAGCCTGATCAGATGAAAGAAAAGGGGCTGGAAGTCAGTGAGGAATTCTTCAAGGATCACAGACTTGCTGTCATGATCGACAAATCACTCGGATGCAACGGCGTGAAATATACTCTTACTTCCGTGAAGGAAAGTGAAAACGGGGACGTTCATCTTTATTACGACAGATTTTTCCCGTCGATGCAGACAGAGATAGCCGGTACCATACATTACATTACCGTTGTTCCGGATAATCCGCAGAACGGAAGCAGAACGTATGTGCATTACAATGATATACATGAGCATACAAATCTGACAGGAAGCTGCAGACTTATTAGTACAACTTCAGTAGAGCATACTTCAGATATTGTGACTGAACAGCTTTCAGGAATAGTATCTTCCATGGATGAGTTTAATGAGAAGATAACCTCAAAAGGTATAAAGCCGACCGGCGCCATCGAGAGATTCGGTATTTCAGAAGATTTCTTTAAAGACAATTCACTGGTTTACTTTACAGCATTTGAGGGCTGTCTCGGACCGGCATACCGTATTTCGAATCTGGACATCGATTATAAGAAGAATCTTAAACTCACAGTTGAACGTTATGAGGTAACAGGATTTGATATGGCCTCACCTTCACAGGAAGAAAACTGGTTCCTCGCAGCGGCAGTTCCGAAAACAGTACTTGATCCGGCAGCGGTTGAATCGTTCAGTGCTGAGATCAGAAACAGCGACAGAGTATATTCACTTTACAGTGATCTGAACACGACAGCACTTGTTTCGAATTCAGAAACGGAATTTGTTTTTGAAGATAACTTTAAAGATCTTATCTTTACTGACAGCTGGTTTGAAATGATCAATGAATCACTGAAAGGCAGATACAGTCATCTGAAAGATGAATTCATAACAGAAGATTTCTTTGATGACAATGCACTGCTTGTAATAAATCAGCCGGCTGAAAAAACAAACATAAAGTACAGCATTCTGAACCTTTCAGTTAATAATGACGGTACACTTGAAGTGCTTATAGGAAGATTTGTCAATGCAGAAGAAAAAGCTGAAGACAGTAACCGTGAGTGGCATCTGGCAGCTGCCATTCCGAAAGATAAACTTGTTCTTGATAAAAATGCAGGTATAAAGATCACTTATCATACGCAGCAGGCACTTCTCGGCTCATTCTCGTAAACAGCTGGTAATCCCGCCTCCGGATTTCCGGTTTGATCAGTGTTTCTTTAGCATAGATTGACTGAAAGGACCGCAAGAATTGACTTTGGATTGTTATGTTTTTATGGTAATATAGATTATGCGTGAATAACAATAATGATTGTGATATTTATCAAATCATCCTCACGGAATGAGTATAAGTTGTTGGATGTTTGGTAGAAAAACGAATTGATTATTGCATGTTTTATAGTAATTTGATATAATAATCAGTAGGGTAATTAAGTTCACATTTTTCAAATTTAATATAGTAAATAAATCAGGAGGCTTTTTTAATGAACAATTCAAAAAGAATCATAGCAGGTATTGCAAGCCTTGCAATGCTCGCAGGTGTAGTTGCTGCATTCCCTGTACAGCCTGAAAAGGTAAGCGCTGAAGATGACGTAATTTTCTCAGCAGACTTCGAAGACGGCAAGGAAGACGGATTTTCAAGAAGAGGCGAGGACGAAACAGTTGAAGTTGTAAGCGAAGGTGCTCACGGCGGAGACAACTGCCTCAGCATAAGCACAAGAAAAGAATCCTGGAACGGTCCTCAGGTTGCACTTGATGACGTTATCGAGGCTGGTACACAGTACATCGTAACTGCTTACGCAAAGACACCTTACTACAGCAAGCTTACACTCAGCATGCAGTTCGATGATGCTGAAGGCACTACACACTATGACAACGTTCTTCCTCAGGACTGCAAGGACGGAGACTGGCTCAAGTATGAAGCAAAGGTAAGCTTCCCTGCAGGTTCAACAAACAAGTTCCTCTATTTTGAAGCAGCAGATGCAAACTGCACTATCTTCGTTGATGACTTCAAGATCTCAAACGTTCCTGACGTTGCAATTGAAGATCTCACTTCACTCAGAGCTTATTACGCTGACTACTTCAAGATCGGTACAGCTCTCACACCAAGCGATCTCGCTTCAAAGCCTTTCATGAAGCTTGTTGACAAGCACTTCAGCGGAAGCATCACAGTCGGCAACGAACTCAAGCCTGACTATGTGCTTAACAACAAGGCTACTTTAGCTTATATGGAAGAGAACGGCGACGATGAAAACCCGCAGGTTTCCCTCGCATCAGCAAAGCCGGTTCTTGACTACTGCGTAAAGAACAACATTCCGTTAAGAGCGCACACACTCGTATGGCACAGCCAGACTCCTGAATGGTTCTTCAAGGAGAATTACGATGCAAAGGGCGAGTACGTTTCAAAGGAAAAGATGCTCAAGCGTATGGAGAACTACATCAAGAACGTTTTCGCCGCACTTGCAAAGGAATATCCTACACTTAACATATATGCATGTGACGTAGTAAACGAAGCATGGCTTGAAGACGGTACACCTCGTAAGCCTGGTCATCCTTCTGAAAGCAACCAGTGGGGCGCTTCTGACTGGGTAGCAGTATTCGGTGACAACTCATTCATCGACTATGCATTCGAATATGCAAGAAAGTATGCTCCTAAGGGATGCAAGCTCTACTACAACGACTACAACGAATACATGGACAAGAAGAAGCAGATCGTTGAAATGGCTACACGTCTCAAGGAAAAGGGCGTTATCGACGGTATCGGTATGCAGGCTCACCTTGACTGCAGACAGAGCATGGATGCTGCATTCCCTTCACCTCAGATGTTCGAACAGGCTGTTAAGGAATATGTTGCTACAGGTCTTGACGTTCAGATCACAGAGCTTGACGTAACAGTTCCTGAAAAGTCAGGTGACCAGTATTTCGAGCACCAGGCTAAGTACTACGATGCTATTATGAACGTAGCTGAAAAGTACAAGGACAACATTTCAGCAGTAATATTCTGGGGCGTAACAGACGACAACAGCTGGAGAGCTTCTCAGAATCCGCTTATTTTCGACTCTGAATTCAAGGCAAAACCAGCTTACTATTCAATTATCGAAGGACTTACACCGGGCGAGATCCCGACAAATGCTCCTGTTCCGACACAGACAGCTCCTTCAGAATCACCGTCACCGACTGTAAAGCCGACTGAATCAGCTTCACCAACTGTTAAGCCGACTGAAACAGCTTCACCTACAGTAAAGCCAACTGAAACAGCTTTACCAACAGTAAAACCAACTGAGTCAGCAACACCTGCAGTTACACCCACAGAAAAAACAGTGGCTTACGGGGACATTGATCTTAGCGGCACTATTGACGTTACTGATCTTACTCAGCTCTCGCTCTACCTCCTCAAAGATGTAAAATTAAGCGAAGATGAGAAGAAGTGTGCAGACGTAAACGCTGACGGAAACATTGATCTTACTGACCTTGCTACTCTCAGACAGTTTATCTCAAAGAAGATAAGCAAACTCGGTGCCTGATCTCTGCGCCGGACGCATTAAGAAAGCACCGCGCCTGTTATAAACAGAACAGTTCACGACCTGATGAACCGGTTTTACCGGATCTTCAGAATGATCAGCTATTTTTACTTAATGTTATATAAAAGCCGGCTTTTATCAGCCGGCTTTTTCAAAAATAAAATCAGCGTTTTTGTGGTGAATTTATGACAAAAAAGTGAAACATGTTGACTTAAAACTGTGAGTTAGTGTATAATGAAGTTAATGACTGAAGATCCGGAAACGGAATAATTATTTATTAGTAACGGGAGTGATTTTTTTGAAAAGAACAATTGCGGGACTTGGAGCTCTTCTCATGGCAGCTTCAATGTCAGTGACCGTACTGGCACTTGCTAAGGGCGATGCCAACGGAGACGGCGCTATTTCGTCCAAGGATATTACCAGGGTCGGTAAGATACTTATGGGCACAAAGGAACCGGAAGGCGAAGAAACAGCTGCCTGTGATGTAAACGGCGACGGAAAGATAAATCTTGTTGACTACATCCTTGAAAAGGAACTCGTAATGAAGGAACTCGGCTCAGAGGTCGTAACAGGTGTGCCTGAGTTTTCTGCTGAAAGCGGTTTCTATAACAGCAGCTTCGATCTTACATTATCAGCAGGTGTAGGTTCAAAGATCTACTACACAACTGACGGAACAGATCCGACAACTTCATCACAGCTTTACAGCTCACCTATAAAGATCACGAACAGGTCGAATGAGCCTAATCTTTATGCTTCAGGATACGCTGTATCAAACGACAAATACACACCGCCTGCAGTTACAAAGGGTACTGTTGTAAAGGCTATTGCGGTTGACAAGGACGGCAATGTAAGTGATATCGTAAGCCAGTCATACTTTACAGGTATCGACATCAACCAGCAGTACGGCGGCTTCCCGATAGTGAACATCACAATCAGCCCTGACGACTTCTTCGACTACGAGAAGGGCATCTACGTACAGGGTAAGATCTATGATGAGTTTGTAAAGTCAGGTAAGCAGAATCCGATGCAGTCATGGCTTGACGAAGCTAACTACACACAGCGCGGCAAGGAATGGGAGAGAAAGGTTTACTTCGAACTCTTCGAAAATGACGGCAAACTTGCTCACAGCCAGTACCTCGGCGCAAGAATTTCAGGTAATGCAACACGTTCATCCATCGTAAAGAGCCTTAAGTTCTACTCACGCGATGAATACGGCAAGAAGAACGTCAAGTACGATCTCATACCGGGCAACACAATGCAGCTTGACCGTACAACACCTATCGACAAGTACAACAAGTTCCGTATAAGAAACGGCGGTAACGATCTCGGACACGCACAGTTCCGTGACAACTACATCCAGAGCCTTGTTTCAGATCTTTCATTCGACACACAGGCTTCACGTCCGTGCATAATGTTCATCAACGGCGAATACTTCGGTGTTTACACACTTCAGGAAGAATACGACGATGCATATCTTGAAAACAACTACAATATCGACAAAAAGAATGTCATGATCATTGAGTGTGGCAAGGAAGTAGGCGAGGGCGAAGAATCAGATCTTGCATACTATGAAGAACTTATCAATTTTGCAAAGAACAATGATCTTTCAGTTGATTCGAACTACCAGAAGATCAATCAGATGATCGACATGCAGAACTTCATCGAATACTGGTGCACACAGATATTCATCGCAAACCAGGACTGGATGAACAACGACAACAACTACAGAACATGGCGTTCAAGAACCACATCTGACCAGCCTTACGAGGACGGCAAGTGGAGATGGATGCTCTATGATACAGAATACTCAACAAGCCTCTACAGCATGGGCGGCGGCACATACACAGAAGATTCACTTAAGGTCGCTATGTACGGCAATCAGATGGGCGGCTTCGGTAACTGGAACTTCGGCGGCGACTGGGGCGGCGGTAACTGGAACGCAGGTCAGATGGCATTTGCTCCGGGCGATGAACAGCAGCAGGATCCGGGACAGCAGAATCCGGGCCAGCAGAACCCTTTGGGTCAGCAGAATCCGGGCGGACAGCAGCAGAATCCATGGGGTCAGCAGAACCCAGGCGGACAGTGGCCTGGTCAGCAGAACCCGGGACAGCAGTGGCCGGGCCAGCAGAATCCGGGTCAGCAGACAGCTCAGGAACCAAAGGATCACACAGTTCTCTTCTACAAGCTCCTCCAGAACGCTGATTTCAAGCAGAGATTTGTAAATACATTCTGCACTATCATGAACAGCAATCTCAGTGCTGATAATATGCTTTCACAGCTTGAATACTTCACAAATATGTATCAGCCTGTAATGGCAGAAATGCAGAAGAGAGTAAGCAGCTCAAACAACTTCACAAGCGAAGTAAACAATATCAAGACATTCATTCAGAACAGACACAAGAATGTTTATAATTTCCTTAAGACCGACCTCGAACTCACAGGCGAGACAGCTTCAGTTGATCTTGCAGTAAACGATGCAAAGGGCGGCAAGCTTCTCGTTGAAGGCGTTGCAGTAAATCCAAACAGCGGCAAGTGGAGCGGTACATTCTTCACTGACTACAAGGTAACTGTAAAGGCTGTACCGGCTGAAGGATACACATTCTCAGGCTGGACAGGTGCAACCGGCAGCGGTGATTCAATAACAGTAACACCAGGTCAGGCATCAGGTATTACAGCAAACTTTACAAAGAAATAATATATTCTTAATAATCAAAAAGCGGGCACTCCGAAAATGATCCGGAGTGTCCGTTTTTATTGGTTCTGGCTGATTTTTCTTTCCGCTTCAACAGCCTGGAATATAAAGTTCATTTCTTATTTTCTGTTGCATGATCACCTGATAATATGATAGAATAATGTAAGTGATGTTCGTAAAACTTCAAAGTGAAAACGGGGGAAATTATAATGCTTGAAAACGCTCTTACAGTAAGAAATGTGCCGTCCGGCACGAAAATAAAGCTTAAGACAGCCGTGTCCGCTGGTCTAATAGCACTGGCGGTCATTCTGCCGCAGGTCGTTCATGCGCTGCTCGGTATGCCGGGAGGAGTAAAATGGCTCCCTATGTATCTGCCGGTGCTTATCAGCGGATGTGTTCTCGGAACAAAATGGGGACTTGCTGTCGGTGTGCTTTCACCGGTCATAAGTTTCATTGTGACATATGCCGCGGGTAATCCTATGCCGGCGGCTGCAAGACTGCCGTTTATGATGCTTGAACTTGCCGTATTTGCGGCAGTGTCCGGACTTTTTTCGGAGATATTACCGAAAAACGGACTGCTTGCCTTCCCGGCAGTAATACTTGCACAGATCAGCGGACGTGCAGTGTTTCTTGGAGCAGTCGCAGTGTGTCAGAGCTTTGCAGCTTTTACTCCGGCGATGATATGGGGACAGATAAAGACAGGAATTACCGGCCTTGCAGTACAGGCACTGTTTGTTCCGGTCATTGTGATCTGTTTAAAGAAACTGCTCGCAAAGGAGAATCAAAATGACTGATATCGAAACAGCGATAAGAGAACTGGAAGGACATTCAATATGTCTTTGTCGCGGCGGTGAATTCTTTACCGATGACGGCAGAGGTATCTCTCCGATGATGAGGTTTATTTCAGAAGTCAGAGACTTAAGCGGATATTCCGCGGCAGATGTGATCGTCGGCAAGGCGGCAGCGATGCTGTTTGTAAAGGCCGGTATTGTCAGTGTTCACGGTAGAGTAATGTCTGAAAGCGGGAAAGCTTTTCTTGAAACCCACGGTATCCCGTGTAGCTATGACGTTCTGACTGACAGAATAATTAACCGTAAAGGAACAGATATCTGTCCGATGGAGAAAACTGTGGCGGATATCGATGATCCGGAAACAGCATATACAGCACTTGCGAAGAAAATCGCGGAACTCCGTGCCGGATCTGTATAAACAGAAAACACGGATTCCGCGTGAAATATGATCCGTGTGTACCGGCTGATACGCACGGTATGGTGAAAAGATGAGGAAAGCAAATGAAAAAATTCAGTGAAGTGTATCTTAAGAAGCTTCATATAGGAAATATAACTGCAGACTCCAACGTACTTATGGCTCCGCTTGCCGGATATACAAGCTATCCTTTCCGAAGAATGTGCAGAAAACTCGGTGCAGGCCTTGCATTTACCGAAATGGTCAGTGCGAACGGGCTGAAATACAATGACAGGGCGACTGCCAAACTGCTCTATACGGACGAAGCCGAGACACTTAAAGCGGTTCAGCTTCTCGGTTCGGTGCCATCTGCATTTGAATATGCCTGCAAAGGAGAGTATACAGCTGATTACGATATAGTTGATATCAACATGGGCTGCCCTGTGCCTAATATCATCAAGAGTGGGGAAGGCTGTGCCCTGACCCGTGACCTTCCTCTGGCTTCAGAAATAATCGAAGCTTGCAAAAGAAGCGGCAAGGTCGTGACTGTCAAATTCAGACCCGGCATGAACCGGAAAAACATAGTTGTTTCTGAATTCGCGAAGATGTGTGAGGCTTCAGGGGCTGATATGATAACTGTCCACGGCCGCACGAGAGATATGATGTACGACGGAGAACCACTGTACGAATGCATAGAGGCAGCGAAAAATGCAGTGAATATACCGGTGATAGCAAACGGCGGTATTTATTCGGAGGAAGATGCCGTGAAAATGATGGACAGAACAGGCGCTGACGGAGTGATGATAGCACGTTACGGAATGGAAAATCCCATGATTTTTTCTGAACTTACCGGAAAAGAGACCGGAGAAACAAAATATTCACTCATGATGGAACAGATAAACATAGCACAGTCATGCTTTGATGAAACGGCGGCCATGGACTATATAAGAAAACTGGCATCGTACTTTATGAAAAAAATACCGGGTACCAAGGCTCTGAAGCAGGAAATGTACATGTGCGGAAATATGCAGGAATTAAGGAACGTTACAGAAAAGATATTCGGAGAAACGGAGAAACAGGATGCATGAAGATCTCATAACTGAAAACGGGGTGCTTGTAAGTTACACAGGCGGGGAACACAGTGTCACCGTGCCGGAAGGTATTACTGCAATAGGTGCCGGTGCTTTTAAAGGCATGGCATGGATAACAGACATTACACTTCCGGAAGGACTTACAGAGATACAGGAAAATGCCTTTAAAGGCTGCAGAAAGCTTGAACGTATAAATTTTCCGGACAGTCTTGAAACGATAGGAGATCTGGCTTTTCACAGATGTCATTCACTTGTCTCAGTGCTGCTTCCGGATTCGGTAAAAGCTCTGGGAAAAGGCACTTTTCTTTTCTGTGACAGCCTGCAGACCATAAGGGCTTACGGTGTAAAGCGTCTCGAAATGCAGACCTTTGCGAATAATACGGGACTCTGCGAAATATCACTGAACAGTGGTATCGACTGCTCGAATTTTATGAAGGACGTCTTTACCGGCTGCCTCGGAATAAAGAAAATAAATCTTTCCGGCGGATTTTCATATCAGTCGGACAACCTTATGTCGGCGCTTATCTCAGAAACGGATGTTCATCCTGTTGTGCGTGCCATTGCCGGAAGTATCTATCAGTCACTTGAATACGAAGACGGCGTGCTGAATAAACTGAACGTTAATCTCCGGTCATTTGAACTCCCTCACGGGATAAAAACGATAGGAAAAGGCTGCTTCTTTGATAAAAAGGGAATAGTGTCTTTGACATTACCTGACAGTCTTGAACGCATAAACGCCAATGCTTTCGGCAACTGCATAAATCTTGAACAGATAACACTGAAAAATGACAGCGTCGTTATAGATGACGGTGCGTTCAGAGGCTGCAGTAATCTTAAGACTATTGACATCGGAAAAGAAAAATACTCAATAGGCGGAATAAGCTGCGGTGACGATATTCCGTATATCGTAAAACGCATCGGCAATCAGGTCATGAGTGACTTTTATATAAGCGGAAAAATACTCATGTCATACACGGGCAGCGAGGAACGTGTAACGATACCTGACGGTATAGAGATAATAGGCGAGAGCTGTTTCGAAGGAAACGAAAAGCTGGGCCGCGTTATTATGAGCGATACAGTACGTGAGGTTCATGAAAATGCATTCAGAAACTGTGTATGCATGCAGTCTGCAGTGATGTCGGAAAACCTTCAGAAGATATGCCGCAGTGCTTTTGAAAACTGCAGAAAACTGATACGCTTCAACGTTCCTGAAAGTCTTCGTGAGACTGGTGATGCAGCATTCAGAGGCTGCGTAAGCCTTGAAGTTGCCGGATTTGAAACAGGAACATCACCGACAGTACGCGAACCGGAGAGAGCATACGGCAGTGATGACATAGCTCCGTACAGTTTCTGCGATGATAAAACAATCACGGAGTTTGTATGCGACAAACCAGTGGTTATCGGTAAATATGCATTTTCGGCATGTCCGGAACTTAAGTCCGTGGTAATAAATGCACCGGGGTGCATTATTGAAAAATACGCCTTTGAAAAATGTCCGTCTCTTAAAAAGGTGAGCGTGCTTGCAGGCAGAATCGAAAAAGGCGCATTTGCGTACTGCAGAGCTCTTGAAGAAGCAGAGATAAGCGGAGTATCCATGCTTGAAAGCGAAGTGTTTGCAGGCTGCACGTCATTAAGAAAGGTAAAGGTCTCAGAAGAGGTATCCGGGATAGGAAGACGCTGCTTTGATGAGTGCGTGTGCCTTGAAAGCTTTGATCTTACGAACATCCGCGTAATAGGCGAGCGCGCATTTGAACGCTGTGACAGTCTGGCTGAGATCAGGCTTACCTGTGCGGATACAGGCTATCACGCATTTGCCGATTGTTCGGCTCTAAAAACAATAATCACCGATTCCCGTACATCTTTTCAGAGCGGTGCTTTTCGCGGCTGTACATCTGCAGATACGGTAATCCTTGACGGAACAGCATATCATTTCTCGCGTTTTGCACAGAGCATGAACAGTGCCGGAAACCAGTATCCGTTAAGAGTTCAGGAGATCATAGGCAGCGTGTATTCCTGCTTTGAGGTCGATTCAAAGTACGGCATTGCAAAATACACAGGAGATGCTTTAAAGGTGCGTATCCCGGACGATATAGTTTCAGCCGGGGACGAGGCTTTCCGTGACCATCTTCGTGTAACGGATATAATCTTTCCGGCTGGCTTTAAGCACAGCGGCAAGCTGACGTTTGCGGGAACAGGCTGGCTTGAAAAAAGACGTGCCGAAGTCCGTTACAACATCGTAAACGGTCTGC from Ruminococcus sp. HUN007 includes:
- a CDS encoding leucine-rich repeat domain-containing protein, producing the protein MHEDLITENGVLVSYTGGEHSVTVPEGITAIGAGAFKGMAWITDITLPEGLTEIQENAFKGCRKLERINFPDSLETIGDLAFHRCHSLVSVLLPDSVKALGKGTFLFCDSLQTIRAYGVKRLEMQTFANNTGLCEISLNSGIDCSNFMKDVFTGCLGIKKINLSGGFSYQSDNLMSALISETDVHPVVRAIAGSIYQSLEYEDGVLNKLNVNLRSFELPHGIKTIGKGCFFDKKGIVSLTLPDSLERINANAFGNCINLEQITLKNDSVVIDDGAFRGCSNLKTIDIGKEKYSIGGISCGDDIPYIVKRIGNQVMSDFYISGKILMSYTGSEERVTIPDGIEIIGESCFEGNEKLGRVIMSDTVREVHENAFRNCVCMQSAVMSENLQKICRSAFENCRKLIRFNVPESLRETGDAAFRGCVSLEVAGFETGTSPTVREPERAYGSDDIAPYSFCDDKTITEFVCDKPVVIGKYAFSACPELKSVVINAPGCIIEKYAFEKCPSLKKVSVLAGRIEKGAFAYCRALEEAEISGVSMLESEVFAGCTSLRKVKVSEEVSGIGRRCFDECVCLESFDLTNIRVIGERAFERCDSLAEIRLTCADTGYHAFADCSALKTIITDSRTSFQSGAFRGCTSADTVILDGTAYHFSRFAQSMNSAGNQYPLRVQEIIGSVYSCFEVDSKYGIAKYTGDALKVRIPDDIVSAGDEAFRDHLRVTDIIFPAGFKHSGKLTFAGTGWLEKRRAEVRYNIVNGLLIDAVGCGETAEIPDEAERICSWAFAGNTELKELILKKDRIAVDVFAFRNCINLKKILFSDGKTYTLEKVSDITEKDYPDLVRRIFAECINCFKLNKNAVLEESTGNIRNLVFPGGIREIADEVYKECNLLETIVLSDETVKIGKSAFKSSRWLKTVQNAGRVTEIGAQAFSGCKNLESIDVSDDLVTIGKRAFEHCCSLKEIHLSSELTEIPERAFFRCKSLKRILIPESVKKIGPQAFAFCEKLEEVAFADRDSVDIAEDAFAWCDKL
- a CDS encoding tRNA-dihydrouridine synthase produces the protein MKKFSEVYLKKLHIGNITADSNVLMAPLAGYTSYPFRRMCRKLGAGLAFTEMVSANGLKYNDRATAKLLYTDEAETLKAVQLLGSVPSAFEYACKGEYTADYDIVDINMGCPVPNIIKSGEGCALTRDLPLASEIIEACKRSGKVVTVKFRPGMNRKNIVVSEFAKMCEASGADMITVHGRTRDMMYDGEPLYECIEAAKNAVNIPVIANGGIYSEEDAVKMMDRTGADGVMIARYGMENPMIFSELTGKETGETKYSLMMEQINIAQSCFDETAAMDYIRKLASYFMKKIPGTKALKQEMYMCGNMQELRNVTEKIFGETEKQDA
- a CDS encoding DUF1893 domain-containing protein, which produces MTDIETAIRELEGHSICLCRGGEFFTDDGRGISPMMRFISEVRDLSGYSAADVIVGKAAAMLFVKAGIVSVHGRVMSESGKAFLETHGIPCSYDVLTDRIINRKGTDICPMEKTVADIDDPETAYTALAKKIAELRAGSV